A region of Candidatus Zixiibacteriota bacterium DNA encodes the following proteins:
- a CDS encoding BatA domain-containing protein produces the protein MFSFLSPSILIAGLAALIPLIIHLFSRRRVKVVEFSSLKHLQAMKRQQVRRLKIRQILLLLLRMLILLAIVLAFARPATQSGSIGTHASVSAVILFDNSASMNREVRDGNLFELSRKRANQLLDSFADKDEVALIAMGGSSSYEALSGFGSMATAREWLERVTPGHGRANLQAALVEAADLLNTADNLNRELYLLSDRQRCSLPDSTILDDCQARVYLVDIPLEEDDNCGIVDVDLGSHLLLPGHDFDITVTIKNYSPRDRSDIIASLFMDGHRVTQVDVKTVANQETVVRFTRTVSRGGFHSGYVELSDDKYAADNRRFFSFHIPRQFNILLIGQGEVAQLTSLALAPSPALNQHWSVKTVAPDNLGGTDLADYDVIFVTSPTGLSPTFVERTRSFVRRGKSMLVACGSVADTGLFNKSWSEPTGLVFDKAAASQVTRAGYYSLASVDINHPVFSIFGFESNKIPELKFYTVPQVHSTDDATTLARFSGNHPALVENSYGSGRVLTFTGPLSPRYSDLTGHAMFVPFLSRIAEYLASDLSSYDRDLFVGDNIVRSIALGMSASSSLEMITPDNLLYYLTPEEDQASLILRVQPTDQPGINQVRYLGREVDRFAVNIDPLEGDLSATDPESFATAIGAQKYCLLEQDQTLSAAIGEFRFGKELWPLFLWLAIMLLISEMLLARGTPPEDES, from the coding sequence GTGTTTAGCTTTCTCAGCCCCTCGATTCTTATAGCCGGTCTGGCGGCCCTGATTCCGCTGATCATACACCTGTTCTCACGCCGTCGCGTGAAGGTTGTCGAGTTTTCATCCCTCAAACATCTACAAGCAATGAAAAGGCAACAGGTTCGGCGGCTCAAAATCCGCCAGATTCTTCTCTTGCTTCTTCGCATGTTGATCCTGCTGGCCATAGTGCTTGCCTTCGCCCGTCCCGCCACCCAGTCCGGCAGCATAGGAACTCACGCCTCGGTCTCTGCCGTCATCCTGTTTGACAATTCAGCATCGATGAATCGTGAAGTCCGCGACGGCAACCTTTTCGAACTATCCCGCAAACGGGCAAACCAATTGCTGGATTCATTCGCAGACAAAGACGAAGTGGCTCTCATTGCCATGGGCGGGAGTAGTAGTTATGAAGCACTCTCTGGATTTGGCTCAATGGCCACCGCCAGAGAATGGTTGGAACGAGTGACGCCTGGTCACGGTCGGGCCAACCTTCAAGCCGCCCTTGTAGAAGCAGCTGACCTGCTCAACACAGCCGACAATCTCAACCGGGAATTGTATCTCCTGAGCGACCGTCAACGTTGCTCACTGCCGGACAGCACAATTCTGGACGATTGTCAAGCGCGGGTCTACCTCGTGGATATCCCACTGGAGGAGGACGACAATTGTGGCATCGTCGACGTAGACCTCGGCAGCCACCTGCTACTTCCCGGACATGATTTCGACATCACCGTTACTATCAAGAACTATAGTCCGCGTGATCGCTCAGATATTATCGCATCGCTCTTCATGGACGGCCACCGTGTCACTCAGGTCGATGTAAAAACTGTGGCCAATCAGGAGACAGTTGTCCGCTTCACTCGAACAGTATCACGGGGCGGCTTCCACAGTGGGTATGTAGAACTTTCGGATGACAAATATGCCGCCGATAACCGGCGTTTTTTCAGCTTCCACATTCCCCGGCAGTTCAATATCCTGCTTATTGGTCAGGGGGAAGTCGCCCAATTGACATCCCTTGCCCTGGCACCATCGCCAGCGCTCAATCAGCACTGGTCGGTAAAAACGGTCGCACCTGATAACCTCGGTGGAACAGATCTCGCCGACTATGATGTCATCTTTGTCACCAGCCCGACCGGTCTCTCCCCTACTTTTGTGGAACGGACTCGGTCCTTCGTCAGGCGTGGCAAATCGATGCTGGTGGCATGTGGCTCGGTTGCCGACACCGGACTCTTCAACAAATCATGGTCAGAACCTACCGGACTGGTGTTCGACAAAGCCGCGGCCAGCCAGGTCACACGAGCCGGGTACTATTCTCTTGCCTCGGTCGATATAAACCACCCGGTGTTTTCGATCTTCGGTTTTGAGTCCAACAAAATACCGGAACTGAAATTCTATACGGTGCCTCAAGTCCACTCTACCGACGATGCCACCACTCTGGCCAGATTCTCCGGCAACCATCCCGCCCTGGTGGAAAACAGCTATGGCTCCGGACGGGTACTTACCTTCACCGGACCTCTCAGCCCCAGGTATTCCGACCTGACCGGCCATGCCATGTTTGTGCCGTTCTTGTCTCGCATCGCAGAATACCTCGCCTCCGATCTGTCGAGTTACGACCGTGATCTCTTCGTGGGAGACAACATCGTGCGCTCCATTGCGCTGGGCATGTCGGCCTCCTCGTCACTTGAAATGATCACCCCCGACAACCTCCTATATTATCTGACACCGGAGGAGGACCAGGCCAGCCTGATTCTTCGAGTGCAACCTACTGACCAACCGGGGATCAACCAGGTACGCTATCTGGGCCGTGAGGTCGACCGCTTCGCAGTGAACATCGATCCCCTCGAAGGCGATCTATCGGCCACTGATCCGGAGTCATTCGCCACTGCTATTGGTGCGCAAAAATACTGCCTGCTTGAACAAGACCAGACTCTATCAGCCGCTATAGGTGAGTTTCGCTTCGGCAAGGAGCTGTGGCCCCTGTTCCTCTGGCTCGCGATAATGCTCTTGATCAGCGAAATGCTGTTGGCCCGGGGAACTCCCCCCGAGGATGAATCATGA
- a CDS encoding ATP-binding cassette domain-containing protein → MTLLAAENISKKFSDQVILTKVSFTIKTGDRIGLVGKNGIGKTTLFEILVGNMDIDDGSITRSRSCVIDYIAQDKTDILNLSLFDYVASARQDLLDMRSEMRTLEELLARQPEDKASLDRLGYLQPRFETLGGFTFEHEVGTILHGLGFEKDRHHERIANFSGGEKNRAGLARALAGRGNLLLLDEPTNHLDIESTVWLEGYLTQADKVYIVISHDRTFLSNTVQQVWEVQFGRLHVYKGDFDRYINERKERRRLHEHHYKHQQEEIKRVEEYIRRNMAGQKTKQAQSKLKYLSRIKRLPPPRSDGQGPAIRMQSSGRSYAHVLEVQNVALGYGSNDVVSDVSFDLYRGDKVGLIGRNGSGKTTVLHALTGVLAPTSGEIRLGNNLDVAYFDQELTDLEPNTTSLDTIWNLDPTADGNRIRSFLARFGFTGEDCFKMVKTLSGGEKTKLALARLLYHPANFIIFDEPTNHLDLDSREALEEALRDYDGSCLIVSHDRHFLDRVVDRIFHLSAGRLTIYDGDYSYFREKTAEAEPSPEPKAPKSKDAYLAFKDKSKRRARHKKAILSTRSKIKDMEKELSVLDADIRQNIPRSDWEKLNAATERKTVIEDRLLDLFATLEQLEATELD, encoded by the coding sequence ATGACACTCCTGGCCGCTGAGAACATCTCAAAGAAGTTCTCCGACCAGGTCATCCTGACCAAAGTCTCATTTACGATCAAGACCGGCGACCGCATCGGACTGGTAGGGAAAAACGGCATCGGCAAAACGACCCTGTTCGAAATACTGGTCGGCAACATGGATATAGATGATGGCAGTATCACCCGCTCTCGCAGCTGCGTCATCGACTATATCGCTCAGGACAAAACAGACATCCTGAATCTGTCGCTGTTTGACTACGTTGCTTCAGCCCGACAGGACCTCCTCGACATGAGAAGTGAAATGCGTACGCTGGAGGAACTTCTGGCCCGGCAACCGGAGGACAAAGCCAGCCTTGACCGCCTTGGCTATCTACAACCCCGGTTTGAGACATTGGGTGGATTCACCTTCGAACATGAGGTTGGTACTATCCTTCACGGTCTCGGGTTTGAAAAAGACCGCCACCATGAACGTATCGCTAATTTCTCGGGAGGCGAAAAGAACCGCGCCGGTCTGGCTCGTGCCCTTGCCGGACGTGGTAATCTCCTGCTCCTGGATGAACCGACCAACCATCTGGATATTGAGTCGACTGTCTGGCTGGAAGGATACCTCACCCAGGCCGACAAGGTCTACATTGTCATTTCTCATGATCGCACTTTCCTTTCCAATACCGTACAGCAGGTGTGGGAAGTTCAATTCGGACGACTTCATGTGTACAAAGGCGACTTTGACCGCTACATAAACGAGCGCAAAGAACGCCGACGTCTTCACGAACACCATTACAAACACCAGCAGGAAGAGATCAAGCGCGTCGAGGAATATATCCGCCGTAACATGGCCGGGCAGAAAACGAAACAAGCCCAATCCAAGCTGAAGTATCTGTCGCGTATCAAGCGGTTGCCTCCCCCCCGAAGCGACGGGCAGGGACCAGCTATCCGGATGCAATCATCAGGGCGATCATACGCACATGTTCTTGAAGTGCAGAATGTAGCGCTCGGTTATGGTTCCAACGACGTTGTTAGTGACGTGTCATTTGATCTTTATCGTGGAGACAAGGTCGGGCTGATCGGCCGTAACGGCTCTGGCAAAACCACTGTATTGCACGCTTTGACCGGCGTTCTGGCTCCGACTTCGGGCGAGATTCGATTGGGGAATAACCTTGACGTTGCCTATTTCGACCAGGAGCTGACTGACCTGGAGCCGAATACTACGTCCCTGGACACAATTTGGAATCTTGATCCCACCGCTGACGGCAACAGGATTCGTTCTTTCCTTGCTCGATTCGGATTCACCGGTGAAGATTGTTTCAAGATGGTCAAGACACTTTCGGGCGGCGAGAAGACCAAGTTGGCGCTGGCCCGTTTGCTATATCACCCAGCCAATTTCATCATCTTTGATGAGCCTACCAATCATCTTGACCTGGATTCCCGCGAAGCGCTCGAGGAAGCACTCCGCGACTATGACGGCAGTTGCCTCATTGTCAGCCACGATCGTCATTTCCTTGATCGGGTAGTGGACCGGATTTTTCATCTAAGTGCCGGACGACTTACGATTTACGACGGCGACTATTCATATTTCAGGGAAAAGACAGCCGAGGCTGAGCCTTCCCCCGAACCCAAGGCACCAAAATCCAAAGATGCCTATCTCGCTTTCAAAGACAAGTCCAAACGCCGAGCGCGACATAAAAAGGCGATTCTGTCCACCAGGTCCAAGATCAAGGATATGGAAAAGGAACTGTCCGTGCTTGATGCGGACATCCGCCAGAATATCCCACGCTCCGATTGGGAGAAACTAAACGCAGCGACTGAACGCAAAACCGTAATCGAAGACCGGCTCCTGGATCTGTTCGCAACTCTTGAGCAATTGGAGGCCACTGAGCTTGATTAA
- a CDS encoding flavodoxin family protein: MIKLLAISGSPVTGSSTDFLLKHVMDTVAAKLSLSLEVSTEFIKLNDLNFVPCQACGKAPENDFCTYDDDLVDVYRSVIECDCLLFGSPVYFDSVSAQAKAFIDRCNCFRPPDFEGRNTDHAFVRRIDRTRPGAIILAAGERGWTEGARRVVAGFFKWTEVINKGLVTYRSTDFVTVGGVRNDGETLDKATELGHELATEIEQNHE; encoded by the coding sequence TTGATTAAACTGCTGGCCATCTCCGGCTCGCCGGTTACAGGTTCGTCTACTGACTTTCTCCTGAAACACGTCATGGACACGGTCGCTGCCAAGCTAAGTCTATCATTGGAAGTGTCTACGGAATTTATCAAACTGAACGACCTTAATTTCGTGCCCTGTCAGGCATGCGGCAAAGCACCCGAAAATGATTTCTGCACCTACGATGACGACCTGGTCGATGTTTACAGATCGGTGATTGAGTGTGACTGCCTGTTGTTCGGCTCACCAGTATATTTTGATTCCGTATCGGCTCAGGCCAAAGCGTTCATTGATCGCTGTAATTGTTTTCGTCCTCCTGATTTTGAGGGACGCAACACCGATCATGCTTTCGTCCGACGTATTGACCGGACGCGGCCAGGAGCGATCATATTGGCAGCAGGCGAACGCGGCTGGACCGAAGGCGCTCGTCGAGTTGTAGCCGGATTTTTCAAATGGACCGAAGTAATCAACAAAGGCCTGGTTACTTATCGCTCGACTGATTTTGTTACGGTGGGCGGTGTCCGCAACGACGGCGAAACACTAGACAAAGCGACAGAACTCGGTCACGAATTGGCCACCGAAATAGAGCAGAACCATGAGTGA
- a CDS encoding methyltransferase domain-containing protein: protein MSDRDTEMYYRLRAPEYEQIYYREAPERRQEIDDEATFLRDISTGKEVLEIACGTGYWTSIVSETAASIVASDISPEMIAIARGKKYHCPVMFCRSDLEQLPFAGSAFDLIVVGFWFSHHPRQEHHSFLEQIQHPLKNNGLIWLIDNNPPAEGPTNESHHVDEYGNNYKRRFLDNDEEHIILKNYFTEDELVDIFARRFHIARLIHKTYYWSILLKKGAV, encoded by the coding sequence ATGAGTGACAGAGATACAGAAATGTACTACCGCCTGCGCGCCCCGGAGTACGAGCAGATCTACTACCGCGAAGCCCCTGAACGTCGGCAGGAGATTGATGACGAAGCGACGTTTCTTCGTGATATCTCGACCGGAAAAGAAGTGCTTGAGATTGCCTGCGGCACTGGCTACTGGACCAGTATCGTGTCCGAAACAGCAGCTTCGATTGTCGCCAGTGACATCTCGCCGGAGATGATTGCCATTGCGCGCGGCAAAAAGTACCATTGCCCGGTTATGTTTTGTCGCTCCGATCTGGAACAACTACCGTTTGCCGGCAGCGCGTTCGATCTGATTGTAGTTGGTTTCTGGTTCTCTCACCATCCCCGGCAAGAGCATCACTCCTTCCTGGAACAAATCCAGCACCCCCTAAAAAACAACGGCCTTATCTGGCTGATCGACAACAATCCTCCCGCCGAAGGCCCGACCAACGAATCGCATCATGTTGACGAATACGGCAACAACTATAAGCGACGATTTCTGGATAATGACGAGGAACATATCATCCTCAAGAATTACTTCACCGAAGATGAGCTAGTTGATATTTTCGCCCGCCGCTTTCACATCGCCCGCTTGATCCACAAAACGTATTACTGGTCAATCCTGCTGAAAAAGGGCGCCGTTTAG
- a CDS encoding NFACT family protein, which yields MQTALHIKSLVAELRHHLIGGKIISTEFYKKERAAYLFVKTGKGRLALGFVYHPHGAGVFLVPASKIRLETREKPWPFFELNAGTIDDVVQIGLDRILTIKISQGKKEILLVAEALGPNGNLWLLNSDNEVQASLRRRTFETGARYSPPKGLEGLSPLGMTADQLKELLGNHPETPAQFVIEKHVLGFNRTLASEAVHRAGVAREGLSGDDVVSLATTISDLADRFGEAGTGYYYTGGRIEVYPIKLAGWEEQPEKFKTLSLAVAAMCTRRQSQTEEVDERKTTIQMVKRAIKRLRTRLKKIDADIAEASDFDHYRRQGELLQISFDQLKRGMAEIAVKDVYVEGEPSVDITLNPALSPAENVEMYFRRYRKGREGLDIMKRRGEISTAELGALEEMFSDLENNYEAAFAQYEAELSALRPRTSERSDTVSPRLPFRSYTLSTGLTIYVGRDGSDNDRTTFEYARPWEIWMHVQQCPGSHVVIKAPNKSFEPSKREIEEAAAITAWFSKARNNSSVPVAYTLRKYVRKPRKAKPGLVMVEREKSIMVVPTKPNKDQ from the coding sequence ATGCAAACTGCGCTGCACATCAAGTCCCTGGTTGCCGAGTTGAGACATCACCTCATTGGCGGTAAAATCATCTCGACTGAATTTTATAAGAAGGAACGAGCGGCGTACCTGTTCGTAAAGACCGGCAAGGGACGCCTGGCTCTGGGGTTTGTGTATCATCCTCATGGAGCGGGAGTATTTTTGGTACCAGCTTCGAAGATCAGGCTGGAAACCCGTGAGAAACCCTGGCCGTTTTTCGAACTCAACGCCGGTACCATAGACGATGTGGTTCAGATCGGTCTGGATCGCATATTAACAATCAAAATAAGTCAGGGGAAAAAAGAGATTCTCCTCGTGGCTGAAGCCTTGGGACCGAATGGCAATCTCTGGTTGCTCAATAGTGACAACGAAGTGCAGGCAAGCCTGCGCCGACGGACTTTTGAAACCGGTGCTCGCTATTCTCCACCAAAGGGACTGGAGGGGCTTTCTCCGTTGGGGATGACGGCAGATCAACTCAAAGAGTTGCTTGGCAACCATCCCGAAACTCCAGCGCAGTTCGTTATTGAGAAGCATGTCCTTGGATTTAACCGAACGCTGGCTTCCGAGGCGGTGCATCGAGCGGGTGTTGCCAGAGAGGGACTGTCCGGGGATGATGTCGTCTCGTTGGCGACCACAATCAGTGATCTTGCGGATCGATTCGGTGAGGCTGGTACGGGTTATTACTATACAGGCGGGAGGATCGAGGTCTATCCCATTAAACTGGCGGGTTGGGAAGAACAGCCGGAGAAGTTCAAGACGCTGTCGCTGGCAGTGGCGGCTATGTGTACCAGACGTCAATCGCAAACCGAAGAAGTTGACGAGCGAAAGACGACAATACAGATGGTCAAGCGGGCCATCAAGCGATTGAGGACGCGACTCAAGAAAATAGATGCCGATATTGCCGAGGCGTCCGATTTCGATCATTATCGTCGCCAGGGAGAGTTGCTTCAGATTAGCTTCGACCAGCTGAAACGTGGGATGGCTGAAATAGCAGTCAAAGACGTCTATGTCGAAGGGGAGCCATCGGTTGATATTACGCTTAATCCGGCTCTGTCTCCGGCTGAGAATGTCGAGATGTATTTCCGAAGGTATCGCAAGGGGCGTGAAGGGCTTGATATAATGAAGCGTCGGGGGGAGATCAGCACTGCTGAGCTGGGGGCGCTTGAGGAAATGTTCTCGGATCTGGAGAACAACTACGAAGCCGCGTTTGCTCAATATGAGGCGGAGTTATCGGCTCTTCGACCACGGACATCCGAGCGGTCGGATACCGTATCGCCGCGTTTACCGTTCCGCTCTTACACACTATCTACCGGCTTGACCATCTATGTCGGCCGTGATGGCAGTGACAACGACCGAACTACCTTTGAATATGCCCGCCCCTGGGAGATATGGATGCATGTCCAGCAGTGTCCCGGCTCGCATGTGGTAATCAAGGCTCCTAATAAGTCGTTTGAACCGTCGAAAAGGGAAATCGAGGAAGCGGCAGCAATCACCGCCTGGTTCAGCAAGGCCCGTAACAATAGTTCGGTGCCGGTTGCGTATACTTTGCGAAAGTATGTACGCAAACCGCGTAAGGCGAAGCCGGGGCTGGTGATGGTTGAACGCGAGAAATCGATTATGGTGGTTCCGACCAAGCCGAACAAAGATCAATAG